A genomic segment from Nicotiana tabacum cultivar K326 chromosome 7, ASM71507v2, whole genome shotgun sequence encodes:
- the LOC107783222 gene encoding uncharacterized protein LOC107783222 isoform X1: MGSLGGEVVQLKNKKTMWLYPKVMGVHPSERWGHSSCYSNGFVYVFGGCRGGLHFSDVLVLNLEAMAWSILVTTGQGPGPRDSHSAVLVGHRMVVFGGTNGSRKVNDLHILDIRSQEWTQLECQGIPPSPRESHTATLVGGDKIVIFGGSGEGEGNYLNDLHVLDLKSMKWTSPEVRGEMPIPRDSHSAVAIGNRLYIYGGDCGDRYQGDVDVLDMDTLMWLKLDVLGPSPGARAGHASVNFGSKVYVIGGVGDKKYYNDVWVLDVTNFSWTQLDVMGQKPQGRFSHTAAARNTDIVIYGGCGEDERPLNELLILQFEVEHPNGNSGVSGGRNTSHYDKKRFLREIHNSSDAICRGKKEDIVATGSQELESKAAFRFSSDTLHPKRRRMSNNSHIFNLESEPEDQSPSLSQRSPPSQPDPEMSSVKPGSGSGTASQRFLLARQQHLTPNNCQPNQKNVITRNPRDMQLFREQLIPSNSGHVSAVLMDKPEVQCQSLEAGRFHNLIGAEIRGKVDGAFDSGYLMTAIVNGKIFRGVLFAPAPDLLPRGGPVLGQNPSPPRGQNIGVNYANTHVNHVSLACRRQPQQLVQMQVQELGRQSLGKVPVRRSTSLMRLSQLDEDAKQRSELEGVVLTLGGPGCGKT, translated from the exons ATGGGATCTTTAGGTGGAGAAGTAGTACAGTTGAAGAATAAGAAGACAATGTGGTTATATCCAAAGGTGATGGGTGTTCATCCTTCTGAAAGATGGGGTCATTCTTCTTGTTACTCTAATGGCTTTGTTTATGTTTTTGGG GGATGTCGCGGTGGTTTACATTTTAGCGATGTACTTGTACTAAATCTCGAGGCAATGGCTTGGAGCATTCTTGTGACTACAGGGCAAGGACCAGGGCCAAGAGATAGCCACAGTGCTGTTCTTGTTGGCCACAGGATGGTCGTGTTTGGGGGTACAAATGGTTCGAGGAAGGTCAATGATCTCCACATATTGGATATCAGGAGCCAAGAATGGACTCAACTTGAATGCCAAGGCATTCCGCCTTCACCGCGTGAAAGTCACACGGCTACTCTTGTTGGTGGTGATAAAATAGTGATTTTTGGTGGTAGCGGTGAAGGCGAGGGGAACTATTTGAATGATTTACATGTTTTGGACCTAAAAAGTATGAAGTGGACGTCTCCCGAAGTGAGGGGTGAGATGCCTATTCCCAGGGATAGCCACAGTGCTGTTGCAATCGGTAATAGGCTCTATATATATGGTGGAGATTGTGGTGACCGATATCAAGGTGATGTCGATGTGCTTGATATGGATACACTAATGTGGTTAAAG CTGGATGTTCTTGGACCTTCACCTGGTGCTCGAGCGGGTCATGCCTCTGTGAATTTTGGGTCAAAG GTATATGTGATTGGTGGAGTTGGAGACAAGAAGTACTACAATGATGTTTGGGTTCTTGATGTGACAAATTTTTCTTGGACTCAGCTTGATGTAATGGGCCAAAAACCACAGGGGCGATTTTCTCATACCGCTGCTGCCAGGAACACAGATATTGTAATCTACGGAGG TTGTGGTGAGGATGAGCGGCCGCTCAATGAGTTGCTTATCTTGCAGTTTGAAGTAGAACATCCTAATGGGAATAGCGGCGTTTCTGGTGGCAGAAATACAAGTCATTATGATAAGAAAAGGTTTCTGAGAGAGATACACAATAGCTCG GATGCTATCTGTAGGGGAAAGAAGGAAGATATAGTAGCAACGGGATCTCAAGAGCTTGAGTCAAAAGCAGCTTTTCGCTTTAGTTCTG ACACATTGCATCCAAAGAGGAGAAGAATGAGTAACAATTCACACATATTTAATCTGGAGTCGGAGCCGGAAGATCAGTCTCCTTCTCTATCTCAGCGTTCACCTCCGTCCCAACCTGATCCAGAAATGAGCTCTGTTAAGCCAGGCTCCGGTTCTGGAACTGCATCACAACGGTTTCTCTTAGCAAGACAGCAACACTTGACCCCTAACAATTGCCAGCCAAACCAGAAGAATGTCATAACAAGGAATCCTCGTGATATGCAATTATTTCGTGAACAATTAATTCCGTCAAACTCAGGACATGTATCTGCCGTTCTTATGGATAAGCCGGAAGTGCAATGCCAATCCTTGGAGGCCGGACGATTCCACAACTTG ATTGGGGCTGAGATCCGGGGAAAAGTCGATGGAGCATTTGATTCTGGTTATCTAATGACAGCCATTGTTAACGGAAAGATTTTTCGAGGTGTTCTGTTTGCTCCG GCACCGGATCTATTACCACGAGGAGGACCCGTCCTTGGTCAGAATCCTTCACCCCCTCGAGGACAGAATATTGGTGTCAACTACGCAAACACACACGTAAACCATGTAAGTCTAGCTTGTCGAAGGCAACCTCAACAGTTGGTACAAATGCAAGTTCAAGAACTCGGACGACAGAGCTTAGGGAAGGTTCCAGTTAGAAGATCAACATCACTAATGAGATTATCTCAACTAGACGAAGATGCAAAGCAAAGAAGTGAACTTGAAGGAGTGGTTCTCACACTAGGAGGTCCAGGATGTGGCAAAACCTAA
- the LOC107783222 gene encoding uncharacterized protein LOC107783222 isoform X2: protein MAWSILVTTGQGPGPRDSHSAVLVGHRMVVFGGTNGSRKVNDLHILDIRSQEWTQLECQGIPPSPRESHTATLVGGDKIVIFGGSGEGEGNYLNDLHVLDLKSMKWTSPEVRGEMPIPRDSHSAVAIGNRLYIYGGDCGDRYQGDVDVLDMDTLMWLKLDVLGPSPGARAGHASVNFGSKVYVIGGVGDKKYYNDVWVLDVTNFSWTQLDVMGQKPQGRFSHTAAARNTDIVIYGGCGEDERPLNELLILQFEVEHPNGNSGVSGGRNTSHYDKKRFLREIHNSSDAICRGKKEDIVATGSQELESKAAFRFSSDTLHPKRRRMSNNSHIFNLESEPEDQSPSLSQRSPPSQPDPEMSSVKPGSGSGTASQRFLLARQQHLTPNNCQPNQKNVITRNPRDMQLFREQLIPSNSGHVSAVLMDKPEVQCQSLEAGRFHNLIGAEIRGKVDGAFDSGYLMTAIVNGKIFRGVLFAPAPDLLPRGGPVLGQNPSPPRGQNIGVNYANTHVNHVSLACRRQPQQLVQMQVQELGRQSLGKVPVRRSTSLMRLSQLDEDAKQRSELEGVVLTLGGPGCGKT, encoded by the exons ATGGCTTGGAGCATTCTTGTGACTACAGGGCAAGGACCAGGGCCAAGAGATAGCCACAGTGCTGTTCTTGTTGGCCACAGGATGGTCGTGTTTGGGGGTACAAATGGTTCGAGGAAGGTCAATGATCTCCACATATTGGATATCAGGAGCCAAGAATGGACTCAACTTGAATGCCAAGGCATTCCGCCTTCACCGCGTGAAAGTCACACGGCTACTCTTGTTGGTGGTGATAAAATAGTGATTTTTGGTGGTAGCGGTGAAGGCGAGGGGAACTATTTGAATGATTTACATGTTTTGGACCTAAAAAGTATGAAGTGGACGTCTCCCGAAGTGAGGGGTGAGATGCCTATTCCCAGGGATAGCCACAGTGCTGTTGCAATCGGTAATAGGCTCTATATATATGGTGGAGATTGTGGTGACCGATATCAAGGTGATGTCGATGTGCTTGATATGGATACACTAATGTGGTTAAAG CTGGATGTTCTTGGACCTTCACCTGGTGCTCGAGCGGGTCATGCCTCTGTGAATTTTGGGTCAAAG GTATATGTGATTGGTGGAGTTGGAGACAAGAAGTACTACAATGATGTTTGGGTTCTTGATGTGACAAATTTTTCTTGGACTCAGCTTGATGTAATGGGCCAAAAACCACAGGGGCGATTTTCTCATACCGCTGCTGCCAGGAACACAGATATTGTAATCTACGGAGG TTGTGGTGAGGATGAGCGGCCGCTCAATGAGTTGCTTATCTTGCAGTTTGAAGTAGAACATCCTAATGGGAATAGCGGCGTTTCTGGTGGCAGAAATACAAGTCATTATGATAAGAAAAGGTTTCTGAGAGAGATACACAATAGCTCG GATGCTATCTGTAGGGGAAAGAAGGAAGATATAGTAGCAACGGGATCTCAAGAGCTTGAGTCAAAAGCAGCTTTTCGCTTTAGTTCTG ACACATTGCATCCAAAGAGGAGAAGAATGAGTAACAATTCACACATATTTAATCTGGAGTCGGAGCCGGAAGATCAGTCTCCTTCTCTATCTCAGCGTTCACCTCCGTCCCAACCTGATCCAGAAATGAGCTCTGTTAAGCCAGGCTCCGGTTCTGGAACTGCATCACAACGGTTTCTCTTAGCAAGACAGCAACACTTGACCCCTAACAATTGCCAGCCAAACCAGAAGAATGTCATAACAAGGAATCCTCGTGATATGCAATTATTTCGTGAACAATTAATTCCGTCAAACTCAGGACATGTATCTGCCGTTCTTATGGATAAGCCGGAAGTGCAATGCCAATCCTTGGAGGCCGGACGATTCCACAACTTG ATTGGGGCTGAGATCCGGGGAAAAGTCGATGGAGCATTTGATTCTGGTTATCTAATGACAGCCATTGTTAACGGAAAGATTTTTCGAGGTGTTCTGTTTGCTCCG GCACCGGATCTATTACCACGAGGAGGACCCGTCCTTGGTCAGAATCCTTCACCCCCTCGAGGACAGAATATTGGTGTCAACTACGCAAACACACACGTAAACCATGTAAGTCTAGCTTGTCGAAGGCAACCTCAACAGTTGGTACAAATGCAAGTTCAAGAACTCGGACGACAGAGCTTAGGGAAGGTTCCAGTTAGAAGATCAACATCACTAATGAGATTATCTCAACTAGACGAAGATGCAAAGCAAAGAAGTGAACTTGAAGGAGTGGTTCTCACACTAGGAGGTCCAGGATGTGGCAAAACCTAA